One genomic segment of Bacteroidales bacterium includes these proteins:
- a CDS encoding DNA methyltransferase, which yields MLTKEYITDLKINGNGLFGELVRDNSSNIGNLVFILENLGHLPINFDGKWLLDLTQSKFSQVRELAVKNIAKLTQTEYIETLNKIIKTDTDTNVRREAVSAIGRMRNINNNKLLVKILKDKDPKIVCQAIRGLLVFKNDEEVDNSLKSLINHENEMVRTVIYKEYFAKERIRENEKPHAETYEYLKNVIVNGDVREVLKNVPNESIHLTFTSPPYYNARDYSIYPSYKAYLNFLEEVFLETYRVTKEGRFLIVNTSPIIIPRVSRAHSSKRYPIPFDIHHYLMQMGWEFIDDIIWLKPEYSVKNRIGGFQQHRKPLAYKPNSITEYLMVYRKQTEKLLDWNIRQYDYKTVEESKVSEGYETTNVWKIDPKFDKIHSAVFPAELCKRVIEYYSFKNDLIFDPFAGSGTLGRTAKSLGRLFFLTEQEQKYFEYMKTFLKKESLFKEKPTSFLTLSEFKETIK from the coding sequence ATGCTAACAAAAGAATATATAACGGACTTAAAAATTAATGGTAACGGATTGTTTGGTGAACTTGTTCGTGACAATTCATCAAATATTGGCAACTTAGTTTTTATTTTAGAAAATTTAGGACATCTGCCTATTAATTTTGATGGTAAGTGGTTGCTGGATTTAACTCAAAGTAAATTTTCTCAGGTAAGAGAACTTGCTGTAAAAAATATTGCTAAATTAACACAAACAGAATATATTGAAACATTAAATAAAATTATTAAAACAGACACTGACACTAATGTACGCAGGGAAGCTGTTTCGGCAATTGGCAGAATGAGAAATATTAATAATAATAAACTACTTGTAAAAATTCTTAAAGATAAAGATCCCAAAATTGTGTGCCAAGCAATTCGTGGATTATTGGTATTTAAAAACGATGAAGAAGTTGATAACAGTTTAAAATCATTAATTAATCACGAAAACGAAATGGTTAGAACTGTTATTTACAAAGAATATTTTGCTAAAGAACGCATAAGGGAAAATGAGAAACCACATGCTGAAACATATGAATATCTTAAGAATGTTATAGTTAATGGTGATGTGCGGGAAGTATTAAAAAATGTTCCTAATGAAAGTATTCATTTAACTTTTACATCACCACCATATTATAATGCCAGAGATTATTCAATTTATCCAAGTTACAAAGCATATCTGAATTTTCTTGAAGAAGTTTTTTTAGAAACTTATAGAGTAACAAAAGAAGGAAGATTTTTAATTGTAAATACTTCACCTATTATTATTCCAAGAGTTAGTCGAGCACATTCAAGTAAACGTTACCCAATACCTTTTGACATACACCATTATTTAATGCAGATGGGATGGGAGTTTATTGACGATATTATTTGGTTAAAACCAGAATATAGTGTAAAGAATAGAATTGGCGGGTTTCAACAACATCGTAAACCATTAGCATATAAACCAAACTCCATTACAGAATATTTAATGGTTTATCGTAAACAAACGGAAAAATTATTAGATTGGAATATTCGTCAATATGATTACAAAACTGTTGAAGAAAGTAAAGTTTCTGAAGGTTATGAAACAACAAATGTATGGAAAATTGATCCTAAATTTGATAAAATACATTCAGCAGTATTTCCCGCAGAATTATGCAAAAGAGTTATAGAGTATTATTCTTTTAAAAACGATTTGATTTTTGATCCATTTGCTGGTAGCGGAACTTTAGGAAGAACTGCAAAAAGTTTAGGGAGATTGTTTTTCCTTACTGAACAAGAACAAAAATATTTTGAGTACATGAAGACCTTTTTAAAAAAAGAAAGTTTGTTTAAAGAAAAACCGACTTCATTTTTAACATTAAGCGAATTTAAAGAAACGATAAAATGA
- a CDS encoding CfrBI family restriction endonuclease, whose product MTLTEQVAKNIIRKLLKGDDYRIEVVTLINAEFLQFAIDFFKKIIDAKLKSKNIVDWYKKEFLNPDLPAKEIAINSGLNKKTIHNMFNSSTKEIIIDAANEHYDILFESIKKLVESEHELDLTLTIKFKGVSVDLNVSESLIVINTLAVKRAELRGGLWSTAGKRVENPLMKTLCKLYSVNEENYKAKFVKDNSKGFDREIDFYLIKNNKEYLCEVKLMGSGNPESADAVIARATNLFVADKLSIQNKNQLDHLKINWVELRSKDGYKRFKIALENIGIPHKNYNENIDNDLEKIFDEVFD is encoded by the coding sequence ATGACACTTACCGAACAAGTAGCAAAGAATATTATTAGGAAACTTTTAAAAGGTGATGATTACCGAATAGAAGTTGTAACGCTTATTAATGCTGAATTTTTGCAATTTGCAATTGATTTCTTCAAAAAAATTATTGATGCTAAATTGAAAAGTAAAAATATTGTTGATTGGTATAAAAAAGAATTTTTAAATCCAGATTTACCTGCAAAAGAAATAGCAATCAATTCAGGATTAAACAAAAAGACAATTCACAATATGTTTAATTCTTCTACAAAAGAAATTATAATTGATGCAGCAAATGAACATTACGACATACTTTTCGAAAGTATAAAAAAATTGGTTGAAAGTGAGCATGAGTTAGATTTAACTCTTACTATAAAATTTAAAGGAGTAAGTGTTGATTTGAATGTAAGTGAAAGTTTAATTGTAATCAATACACTTGCCGTAAAACGAGCAGAATTAAGGGGCGGACTTTGGAGTACAGCAGGTAAAAGAGTTGAAAATCCATTAATGAAAACACTTTGTAAGCTTTATTCTGTGAACGAAGAAAATTATAAAGCAAAATTCGTAAAAGATAACTCTAAAGGTTTTGATAGAGAAATAGATTTTTATTTAATCAAAAACAATAAAGAATATTTATGTGAAGTAAAGCTCATGGGAAGTGGAAATCCTGAGAGTGCAGATGCTGTGATAGCAAGAGCAACAAATTTATTCGTTGCAGACAAACTTTCAATTCAAAATAAAAATCAACTTGATCATTTGAAAATAAATTGGGTCGAATTACGATCTAAAGATGGTTATAAAAGATTCAAGATAGCATTAGAAAACATTGGTATTCCTCATAAAAATTACAATGAAAATATTGACAACGATTTAGAAAAAATATTTGATGAAGTATTTGACTAA
- the mqnB gene encoding futalosine hydrolase translates to MNLLLVSATNDEIKPLKNLLKKESQLSFGLERYEHKNTIIDILVTGVGMVSTAFRLGKVFENNKYDFVLNLGIAGSFKKEIEIGKVVNVKTEIFSELGIEDNETFIPLYKTGLGTESKIFEEGKLINNSVLNNSEIKKLIEVTGITVNTVHGNFESIEKIRKLFEPDIESMEGAAFFFACKNEKISFAELRAISNYVEPRNKNKWNISEAIKNLNNIAMKIINSF, encoded by the coding sequence ATGAACCTACTCCTTGTTTCCGCCACAAACGATGAAATAAAACCTTTAAAAAACCTTCTAAAAAAAGAGAGTCAGTTATCTTTCGGATTAGAAAGATACGAACACAAAAATACAATAATAGATATACTCGTAACAGGTGTAGGAATGGTGTCGACAGCTTTTCGGCTCGGGAAAGTTTTTGAAAATAATAAATATGACTTTGTTTTAAATCTTGGAATTGCAGGAAGTTTTAAAAAAGAAATTGAAATCGGAAAAGTTGTAAATGTGAAAACCGAAATATTTTCGGAACTCGGAATCGAAGATAATGAAACCTTTATTCCACTTTACAAAACAGGACTCGGAACTGAAAGTAAAATATTTGAAGAAGGAAAACTCATAAATAATTCGGTACTTAATAATTCCGAAATAAAAAAGCTGATTGAAGTTACAGGAATTACGGTAAATACAGTTCATGGAAATTTTGAAAGCATTGAAAAAATCAGAAAATTATTTGAACCCGATATTGAATCAATGGAAGGAGCAGCTTTTTTCTTTGCCTGTAAAAATGAAAAAATAAGTTTTGCCGAACTCCGTGCAATTTCAAACTACGTTGAACCGAGAAATAAAAATAAATGGAATATTTCCGAAGCAATAAAAAATCTTAATAATATTGCAATGAAAATAATTAATTCTTTTTAA
- a CDS encoding DUF2723 domain-containing protein: MQKKTKKHIPHHTLAKQQIIKEKINYPKNKNLFFYSTLGLSFLVSFVIYIFTLAPTISFEDSGELVTAAYFMGVPHEPGYPLFTIFGKLFTLIVPFGSIAYRVNMMSAFFTSLASALITYSTVLIIEDTFISTKFWKANNEKFLNILKYLIALSSGLFFAFCNETWEQAVMTEVYGLNSCFVSLFILLALIWKRQDTIEKRKKYLYLVSFIMALSFTCHTTSLMLIPIFGVFVLAVDYKILLNIKTILKSFLFFILGLFPFLYLPFASMHNPPMDWGNPENLTNFFRVVTRHQYKSEDPHTTERFISQFKYYLNQLLPEQWYPVFLIFAVIGFFLIYKQNKKLFYFVLTFVLFSMPIMTYETNFDVTSSKDVAIENGSLVSVFYIPSYMILSLLTGAGFFYILSLLKTRIHYFVALLFVAFSLSGIYRNYNNNDMSNYYYPQKYVDNVFKIATKNSIVIGDWDPYCFPFIYFQNVEKKRQDILSLDIKLLKRSWYIQYLKNYYPEIIKLSQTEVDRFLEAVAPFEKGISYDGAYIQSCYENMIHSLIDKNLSKGRDVYIAYIDAETNEILKNYPRESILAVYKIPREQNLTKAEYSDFDFKDFINADNPTDRLLPKFREYYGGLVLQRASLFQKFENKTEALKFYNLAIPFFRNNKDAQNIIYNRIEELKQVK; this comes from the coding sequence ATGCAGAAAAAAACAAAAAAGCATATTCCGCATCACACACTGGCAAAACAACAAATCATCAAGGAAAAAATAAATTATCCTAAAAATAAAAATTTATTTTTTTATTCAACTCTTGGATTGTCTTTTCTGGTGAGTTTTGTTATTTACATTTTTACTCTTGCTCCTACAATTTCTTTTGAAGACAGTGGCGAGCTTGTTACTGCTGCCTATTTTATGGGTGTTCCACATGAACCCGGTTATCCTTTGTTTACAATTTTCGGAAAATTATTTACACTAATCGTGCCTTTCGGAAGCATTGCATACAGAGTAAACATGATGTCGGCATTTTTCACTTCTTTAGCTTCTGCTTTAATAACATATTCAACGGTTTTGATAATTGAAGACACTTTTATTTCAACTAAATTCTGGAAAGCCAACAATGAAAAGTTTTTAAATATTTTAAAATATTTAATCGCATTAAGCAGCGGATTGTTTTTCGCATTTTGCAACGAAACATGGGAACAAGCCGTAATGACTGAAGTATATGGACTGAACAGTTGTTTTGTTTCTTTATTTATATTACTTGCTCTTATCTGGAAAAGGCAGGATACTATTGAAAAAAGAAAAAAATATTTATATCTTGTAAGTTTTATCATGGCATTGTCATTTACATGCCATACAACATCTTTAATGCTGATTCCTATTTTTGGTGTTTTTGTATTAGCTGTTGATTATAAAATATTATTGAACATTAAAACGATTTTAAAATCATTCTTATTTTTCATTCTTGGTTTATTTCCATTTCTTTATCTGCCGTTTGCATCAATGCACAATCCTCCTATGGATTGGGGCAACCCCGAGAATCTTACTAATTTCTTCAGAGTTGTAACACGTCATCAGTACAAATCTGAAGACCCCCATACTACAGAAAGATTTATCAGTCAGTTTAAATATTATTTAAATCAACTTCTTCCCGAGCAATGGTACCCGGTATTTCTGATTTTTGCGGTAATCGGATTTTTCCTTATTTATAAACAAAATAAAAAGTTGTTTTACTTTGTTCTGACATTCGTGCTTTTCAGCATGCCTATTATGACGTATGAAACGAATTTTGATGTTACAAGCAGCAAAGATGTTGCCATTGAAAATGGTTCACTTGTATCTGTATTTTATATTCCTTCATATATGATACTTTCATTACTCACAGGTGCTGGTTTTTTTTACATTTTAAGTTTGCTCAAAACAAGAATACATTATTTTGTTGCTTTGTTATTTGTTGCATTTTCATTAAGCGGAATATATAGAAATTACAATAACAATGATATGAGCAATTATTATTATCCGCAAAAATATGTTGATAATGTTTTCAAAATTGCTACAAAAAATTCAATAGTTATTGGTGACTGGGACCCATATTGTTTCCCTTTCATTTACTTTCAGAATGTTGAGAAAAAAAGACAGGATATTCTTTCTCTGGATATAAAACTACTTAAAAGAAGCTGGTATATTCAATATCTGAAAAATTATTATCCCGAAATTATCAAATTGTCACAAACAGAAGTTGACAGATTTCTTGAAGCGGTAGCTCCTTTCGAAAAAGGAATATCGTATGATGGAGCTTATATACAATCATGTTATGAAAATATGATTCATTCATTAATTGACAAAAATTTAAGTAAAGGCAGAGATGTTTACATTGCTTATATAGATGCAGAAACAAACGAAATATTAAAAAACTATCCCCGCGAATCAATTTTGGCTGTTTATAAAATTCCGAGAGAACAAAATTTAACAAAAGCAGAGTATTCAGATTTTGATTTTAAAGATTTTATAAATGCCGATAATCCAACTGACAGGTTGCTCCCTAAATTTCGTGAATACTATGGAGGCCTTGTTTTGCAAAGAGCATCTTTGTTTCAGAAATTTGAAAACAAAACCGAAGCATTAAAGTTTTATAATCTTGCAATTCCTTTTTTCAGGAATAATAAAGATGCGCAGAATATTATTTACAATAGAATTGAAGAATTGAAACAAGTAAAATAA
- a CDS encoding riboflavin synthase produces the protein MFTGIVEALGTVVSLEKEFGNLHITIETPIAKELKVDQSIAHNGVCMTTVKVFAEKNQYTITAIKETLDRSNLGLLKTGSRINLERCMKIDGRLDGHIVQGHVDQTAICKNVEETDGSWLYTFEYDADRGNVTVEKGSISIDGVSLTVVGSGKNWFSVAIIPYTYHNTVFQEYKPGSVVNIEFDILGKYITKYLEQHFGNKK, from the coding sequence ATGTTTACAGGAATAGTTGAAGCATTGGGAACTGTTGTTTCTCTCGAAAAAGAATTCGGAAATTTGCACATCACAATTGAAACACCGATTGCAAAAGAATTAAAAGTTGACCAAAGCATTGCACACAATGGAGTTTGCATGACTACCGTTAAAGTTTTTGCAGAAAAGAATCAATACACAATCACGGCTATTAAAGAAACACTCGACAGGAGCAATCTTGGTTTGTTGAAAACAGGAAGCAGGATAAATCTTGAAAGGTGCATGAAAATTGATGGTCGTCTTGACGGGCACATTGTTCAGGGACATGTTGACCAAACTGCAATTTGCAAAAATGTTGAAGAAACTGACGGAAGCTGGCTTTATACTTTCGAATACGATGCAGACAGAGGAAACGTAACTGTTGAAAAGGGCTCTATCTCTATTGACGGAGTGAGCTTAACGGTTGTAGGTTCGGGAAAAAACTGGTTTTCGGTTGCAATAATTCCATATACCTATCACAATACGGTTTTTCAGGAATATAAACCGGGTTCAGTTGTTAATATTGAGTTCGATATTCTCGGAAAATATATTACAAAATATCTTGAGCAACATTTCGGAAATAAAAAGTAA